Proteins from a single region of Streptomyces glaucescens:
- the bldD gene encoding transcriptional regulator BldD — protein MSSEYAKQLGAKLRAIRTQQGLSLHGVEEKSQGRWKAVVVGSYERGDRAVTVQRLAELADFYGVPVQELLPGTTPGGAAEPPPKLVLDLERLATVPAEKAGPLQRYAATIQSQRGDYNGKVLSIRQDDLRTLAVIYDQSPSVLTEQLISWGVLDADARRAVAAHEES, from the coding sequence ATGTCCAGCGAATACGCCAAACAGCTCGGGGCCAAGCTCCGGGCCATCCGCACCCAGCAGGGCCTTTCCCTCCACGGTGTCGAGGAGAAGTCCCAGGGACGCTGGAAGGCCGTGGTGGTCGGTTCCTACGAGCGCGGCGACCGCGCCGTGACCGTGCAGCGCCTCGCCGAGCTGGCGGATTTCTACGGCGTTCCCGTGCAGGAGCTGCTTCCGGGCACCACCCCTGGCGGCGCCGCCGAGCCGCCGCCGAAGCTGGTCCTGGACCTGGAGCGGCTGGCCACGGTGCCGGCCGAGAAGGCAGGCCCGCTCCAGCGCTACGCGGCGACGATCCAGTCGCAGCGCGGTGACTACAACGGCAAGGTGCTCTCCATCCGCCAGGACGACCTGCGCACACTCGCCGTCATCTACGACCAGTCGCCCTCGGTCCTGACCGAGCAGCTGATCAGCTGGGGCGTGCTGGACGCGGACGCGCGTCGCGCGGTCGCCGCGCACGAGGAGAGCTGA
- the nusB gene encoding transcription antitermination factor NusB — protein MAARNTARKRAFQILFEGDQRGADVLTVLADWVRLSRADTRQPPVSEYTMQLVEGYAEHAKRIDELISQYSVGWTLDRMPVVDRNILRLGAYELIWVDETPDAVVLDEMVQLAKEFSTDESPSFVNGLLGRLKELKPSLRRDEV, from the coding sequence GTGGCCGCCCGCAACACGGCCCGCAAGCGCGCCTTCCAGATCCTCTTCGAGGGCGACCAGCGCGGCGCCGACGTCCTGACGGTCCTCGCGGACTGGGTCCGGCTCTCCCGGGCCGACACCCGCCAGCCGCCGGTGAGCGAGTACACGATGCAGCTCGTGGAGGGCTACGCGGAGCACGCGAAGCGGATCGACGAGCTGATCTCGCAGTACTCGGTCGGCTGGACGCTCGACCGGATGCCGGTCGTCGACCGCAACATCCTGCGTCTCGGCGCCTACGAGCTGATCTGGGTCGACGAGACCCCGGACGCCGTCGTCCTCGACGAGATGGTGCAGCTGGCCAAGGAGTTCTCCACGGACGAGTCGCCCTCGTTCGTCAACGGCCTGCTCGGCCGGCTGAAGGAGCTCAAGCCCTCGCTGCGCCGCGACGAGGTCTGA
- the pyrR gene encoding bifunctional pyr operon transcriptional regulator/uracil phosphoribosyltransferase PyrR translates to MDTHAGAQASDARAVLEGPDIARVLTRIAHEIVERAKGADDVVLLGIPTRGVFLAQRLAAKLEQITERKIPCGSLDITMYRDDLRMHPPRTLARTEIPGDGIDGKLVVLVDDVLFSGRTIRAALDALNDIGRPRAVQLAVLVDRGHRELPIRADYVGKNLPTSLRETVKVQLAEEDGRDTVLLGAKADQ, encoded by the coding sequence ATGGACACGCACGCAGGCGCGCAAGCCTCCGATGCGAGGGCCGTTCTCGAGGGCCCCGACATCGCGCGGGTACTGACCCGCATCGCCCACGAGATCGTCGAACGCGCCAAGGGCGCCGACGACGTGGTGCTCCTCGGCATTCCGACCCGGGGCGTCTTCCTCGCCCAGCGGCTCGCCGCGAAGCTCGAGCAGATCACCGAGCGCAAGATCCCGTGCGGCTCGCTCGACATCACCATGTACCGCGACGACCTGCGCATGCACCCGCCGCGCACCCTGGCCCGCACCGAGATCCCCGGTGACGGCATCGACGGCAAGCTGGTCGTCCTCGTCGACGACGTGCTCTTCTCCGGCCGCACCATCCGCGCCGCCCTCGACGCGCTGAACGACATCGGGCGGCCCCGCGCGGTGCAGCTCGCGGTCCTCGTCGACCGCGGCCACCGCGAACTGCCCATCCGCGCCGACTACGTCGGCAAGAACCTCCCCACGTCGCTGCGGGAGACGGTCAAGGTCCAGCTCGCCGAGGAGGACGGTCGCGACACCGTGCTGCTCGGCGCGAAGGCCGACCAGTAG
- the carA gene encoding glutamine-hydrolyzing carbamoyl-phosphate synthase small subunit, with product MTTSTRGTSRVPAVLVLEDGRIFRGRAYGAVGETFGEAVFSTGMTGYQETLTDPSYHRQVVVMTAPHVGNTGVNDEDPESKRIWVAGYVVRDPARVPSNWRSRRTLDEELAAQGVVGISGIDTRALTRHLRERGAMRVGIFSGNALPDEGTMIAQVRQAPEMTGADLSAEVATKEAYVVPAIGEKKFTVAAVDLGIKGMTPHRMAERGIEVHVLPATASVEEVYAVAPDGVFFSNGPGDPATADHPVAMMQAVLERGTPLFGICFGNQILGRALGFGTYKLKYGHRGINQPVQDRTTGKVEVTAHNHGFAVDAPLDEVSQTPFGRAEVSHVCLNDNVVEGLQLLDKPAFSVQYHPEAAAGPHDAAYLFDRFVSLMEGQRA from the coding sequence ATGACGACCTCCACCAGGGGAACCAGCAGGGTTCCCGCCGTACTCGTCCTGGAGGACGGCCGTATCTTCCGCGGCCGCGCCTATGGGGCCGTGGGGGAGACCTTCGGCGAGGCCGTCTTCTCCACCGGCATGACCGGCTACCAGGAGACCCTGACCGATCCCTCGTACCACCGCCAGGTCGTCGTGATGACCGCCCCGCACGTGGGCAACACCGGCGTGAACGACGAGGACCCCGAGTCGAAGCGCATCTGGGTCGCCGGCTACGTCGTGCGCGACCCCGCGCGCGTGCCGTCCAACTGGCGCTCCCGGCGCACGCTGGACGAGGAGCTGGCCGCCCAGGGCGTCGTCGGCATCAGCGGCATCGACACCCGCGCCCTCACCCGCCACCTGCGCGAGCGCGGCGCCATGCGCGTCGGCATCTTCTCCGGCAACGCGCTGCCCGACGAGGGCACGATGATCGCCCAGGTGCGCCAGGCCCCCGAGATGACGGGCGCCGACCTCTCCGCCGAGGTCGCCACCAAGGAGGCGTACGTCGTCCCCGCGATCGGCGAGAAGAAGTTCACCGTCGCCGCCGTCGACCTCGGCATCAAGGGCATGACCCCGCACCGGATGGCCGAGCGCGGCATCGAGGTGCACGTGCTGCCCGCCACGGCGAGCGTCGAGGAGGTGTACGCCGTCGCCCCCGACGGCGTGTTCTTCTCCAACGGCCCCGGTGACCCGGCCACCGCCGACCACCCGGTCGCCATGATGCAGGCCGTCCTGGAGCGCGGCACCCCGCTGTTCGGCATCTGCTTCGGCAACCAGATCCTGGGCCGCGCCCTGGGCTTCGGCACCTACAAGCTGAAGTACGGCCACCGCGGCATCAACCAGCCGGTGCAGGACCGTACGACCGGCAAGGTCGAGGTCACCGCGCACAACCACGGCTTCGCCGTCGACGCCCCGCTCGACGAGGTCTCCCAGACCCCCTTCGGCCGCGCCGAGGTCTCCCACGTCTGCCTCAACGACAACGTGGTGGAGGGCCTCCAGCTCCTCGACAAGCCGGCGTTCAGCGTCCAGTACCACCCCGAAGCGGCAGCCGGCCCGCACGATGCCGCCTACCTGTTCGACCGCTTCGTTTCCCTGATGGAGGGCCAGCGTGCCTAA
- a CDS encoding aspartate carbamoyltransferase catalytic subunit — translation MQRHLISAADLTRDDAVLILDTAEEMARVADRPIKKLPTLRGRTIVNLFFEDSTRTRISFEAAEKRLSADVINFSAKGSSVSKGESLKDTAQTLEAMGVDAVVIRHSASGAPYRLANSGWIDAAVINAGDGTHQHPTQALLDAFTMRRRLVGKDAGLGQDLAGRRVTIVGDVLHSRVARSNVDLLHTLGAEVTLVAPPTLLPVGVETWPCEVAYDLDGALPKSDAVMMLRVQRERMNAAFFPTEREYSRRYGLDGERMAKMPEHAIVMHPGPMVRGMEITAEVADSGRCTVVEQVANGVSIRMAVLYLLLGGNEPAVTHTRPTGSEEK, via the coding sequence ATGCAGCGTCATCTCATCTCGGCCGCCGACCTCACCCGCGACGACGCCGTCCTGATCCTCGACACCGCCGAGGAGATGGCCCGGGTAGCGGACCGGCCGATCAAGAAGCTGCCGACCCTGCGCGGCCGCACGATCGTCAACCTCTTCTTCGAGGACTCCACCCGCACCCGGATCTCCTTCGAGGCCGCCGAGAAGCGGCTCTCCGCGGACGTGATCAACTTCTCCGCCAAGGGCTCCAGCGTCTCCAAGGGCGAGTCTCTGAAGGACACCGCCCAGACCCTGGAGGCCATGGGCGTCGACGCGGTCGTCATCCGGCACTCCGCCTCCGGCGCGCCGTACCGCCTCGCCAACTCCGGCTGGATCGACGCGGCCGTGATCAACGCCGGCGACGGCACCCACCAGCACCCCACCCAGGCCCTGCTCGACGCCTTCACCATGCGCCGCCGGCTGGTCGGCAAGGACGCCGGGCTCGGCCAGGACCTGGCCGGCCGGCGCGTCACCATCGTCGGCGACGTCCTGCACAGCCGGGTCGCCCGCTCCAACGTCGACCTGCTGCACACCCTCGGCGCCGAGGTGACCCTGGTCGCCCCGCCGACCCTGCTGCCGGTGGGCGTCGAGACCTGGCCCTGCGAGGTCGCCTACGACCTGGACGGCGCCCTGCCCAAGTCGGACGCGGTGATGATGCTGCGCGTGCAGCGCGAGCGGATGAACGCCGCGTTCTTCCCGACCGAGCGCGAGTACTCGCGGCGCTACGGCCTCGACGGGGAGCGCATGGCGAAGATGCCCGAGCACGCCATCGTGATGCACCCCGGCCCCATGGTCCGCGGCATGGAGATCACCGCCGAGGTCGCCGACTCCGGCCGCTGCACCGTCGTCGAGCAGGTCGCCAACGGCGTCTCCATCCGGATGGCCGTCCTCTACCTGCTGCTCGGTGGCAACGAGCCCGCCGTCACCCACACCCGCCCCACCGGCTCCGAGGAGAAGTAA
- a CDS encoding aminopeptidase P family protein: MSEVYATRRMRVRERCNAAGAAAALVSRPANVRYLAGAAPHGAVLLLGKREDLLVCAGPPDDRPTEGRLDEALRVHALPRPGGDPAVAAADLATGQGADSLAVEEHHLTVARHRAIGSVVPRLRLADLGGAVEQLRVVKDEEEISCLRIGAEIADQALGELLESILVGRTERHLALELERRLVDHGADGPAFATSVGTGPHSGRRGHRPTDRRVEEGDFLSVCLGATYRGYRCEIGRTFVIGTSPADWQIELYDLVFAAQRAGRESLVPGAAYRDVDRAARQVLDSAGHGEGLPPLTGHGVGLEIDEDPQLAPAAMGKLDACVPVTVEPGVHLPGRGGVRIDDTLVVRPEADGGPELLTITTKELLAL, encoded by the coding sequence ATGTCAGAGGTGTACGCGACCCGCCGTATGCGAGTACGGGAACGCTGCAACGCGGCCGGCGCAGCGGCAGCGCTCGTCTCCCGCCCCGCCAACGTGCGCTACCTCGCGGGCGCGGCACCCCACGGTGCCGTACTGCTGCTGGGCAAGCGCGAAGACCTGCTGGTGTGCGCAGGCCCCCCCGACGACCGCCCCACCGAGGGACGCCTCGACGAGGCGCTGCGGGTGCACGCCCTGCCCCGCCCCGGCGGTGATCCGGCCGTCGCCGCCGCCGACCTCGCCACGGGCCAGGGCGCCGACTCCCTGGCCGTCGAGGAACACCACCTCACGGTCGCCCGGCACCGGGCCATCGGATCGGTCGTGCCGCGGCTGCGGCTGGCCGACCTGGGCGGCGCGGTCGAGCAGCTGAGGGTGGTGAAGGACGAGGAGGAGATCTCCTGCCTGCGGATCGGCGCGGAGATCGCCGACCAGGCCCTCGGCGAACTGCTCGAATCCATCCTGGTCGGCCGCACCGAACGCCACCTCGCGCTGGAACTGGAGCGGCGCCTGGTCGATCACGGCGCCGACGGCCCGGCCTTCGCCACCTCCGTCGGCACGGGCCCCCACTCCGGCCGCCGCGGACACCGCCCCACGGACCGGAGGGTGGAGGAGGGCGACTTCCTCTCCGTGTGCCTGGGCGCCACGTACCGCGGATACCGGTGCGAGATCGGCCGCACCTTCGTCATCGGCACCTCGCCCGCGGACTGGCAGATCGAGCTGTACGACCTGGTGTTCGCCGCCCAGCGGGCCGGGCGGGAGAGCCTGGTGCCCGGCGCCGCCTACCGCGACGTCGACCGCGCGGCCCGGCAGGTGCTGGACTCCGCGGGCCACGGGGAAGGCCTGCCTCCGCTGACCGGGCACGGCGTGGGACTCGAAATCGACGAGGACCCGCAGTTGGCTCCCGCGGCCATGGGTAAACTGGACGCTTGCGTGCCGGTCACCGTCGAACCGGGGGTCCACCTCCCGGGCCGGGGCGGTGTCCGGATCGATGACACGCTCGTCGTCCGCCCCGAGGCGGACGGCGGACCCGAGCTACTCACCATTACGACCAAGGAGCTGCTCGCACTATAG
- a CDS encoding dihydroorotase, which yields MSKILIRGAKVLGGEAQDVLIDGETIAEVGAGLSAEGAEVVDAGGKVLLPGLVDLHTHLREPGREDSETVLTGTRAAASGGYTTVFAMANTFPVADTAGVVEQVWRLGKESGYCDVQPVGAVTVGLEGSKLAELGAMHESAAGVTVFSDDGKCVHDAVIMRRALEYVKAFGGVIAQHAQEPRLTEGAQMNEGVVSAELGLGGWPAVAEESIIARDVLLAEHVGSRVHICHLSTAGSVEIVRWAKSRGIQVTAEVTPHHLLLTDELVRSYNPVYKVNPPLRTERDVMALREALADGTIDIVATDHAPHPHEDKDCEWAAAAMGMVGLETALSVVQATMVDTGLLDWAGVADRMSVKPARIGQATGHGRPVSAGEPANLTLVDTEYRGFVDPGGFASRSRNTPYEGRELPGRVTHTWLRGKATLVDGKLT from the coding sequence ATGAGCAAGATCCTGATCCGTGGTGCGAAGGTCCTCGGCGGCGAGGCGCAGGACGTCCTGATCGACGGGGAGACCATCGCCGAGGTCGGGGCCGGCCTGAGCGCCGAGGGCGCCGAGGTCGTCGACGCCGGCGGCAAGGTGCTGCTGCCGGGCCTGGTCGACCTGCACACCCATCTGCGCGAGCCCGGCCGCGAGGACTCGGAGACGGTCCTCACCGGCACCCGTGCGGCGGCCTCCGGCGGTTACACCACCGTGTTCGCCATGGCCAACACCTTCCCCGTGGCCGACACCGCCGGTGTCGTCGAGCAGGTGTGGCGGCTCGGCAAGGAGTCCGGCTACTGCGACGTGCAGCCCGTCGGTGCCGTCACCGTCGGCCTGGAGGGCAGCAAGCTCGCCGAGCTGGGCGCCATGCACGAGTCGGCGGCCGGCGTGACGGTGTTCTCGGACGACGGCAAGTGCGTGCACGACGCGGTGATCATGCGCCGGGCGCTGGAGTACGTGAAGGCCTTCGGCGGCGTCATCGCCCAGCACGCCCAGGAGCCGCGGCTGACCGAGGGTGCCCAGATGAACGAGGGCGTCGTCTCCGCCGAGCTGGGCCTCGGCGGCTGGCCCGCGGTGGCCGAGGAGTCGATCATCGCCCGGGACGTCCTGCTCGCCGAGCACGTCGGCTCCCGGGTGCACATCTGCCACCTGTCGACCGCCGGGTCCGTGGAGATCGTCCGCTGGGCCAAGTCCCGCGGCATCCAGGTCACCGCCGAGGTCACCCCGCACCACCTGCTCCTCACCGACGAACTGGTCCGCAGCTACAACCCCGTCTACAAGGTCAACCCGCCGCTGCGCACCGAGCGCGACGTGATGGCCCTGCGCGAGGCGCTGGCGGACGGCACGATCGACATCGTCGCCACCGACCACGCCCCGCACCCGCACGAGGACAAGGACTGCGAGTGGGCGGCCGCCGCCATGGGCATGGTCGGCCTGGAGACCGCGTTGTCAGTGGTCCAGGCGACCATGGTGGACACGGGCCTGCTGGACTGGGCCGGCGTCGCCGACCGGATGTCCGTCAAGCCCGCGCGGATCGGACAGGCCACGGGCCACGGCCGTCCCGTCTCGGCTGGTGAGCCCGCCAACCTCACCCTGGTCGACACGGAATACCGTGGGTTCGTGGACCCCGGGGGCTTCGCCTCGCGCAGCCGCAACACCCCGTACGAGGGTCGCGAGCTGCCGGGCCGTGTCACGCACACCTGGCTCCGGGGCAAGGCCACGCTCGTCGACGGGAAGCTCACGTGA
- the efp gene encoding elongation factor P, with amino-acid sequence MASTNDLKNGMVLKLEGGQLWSVVEFQHVKPGKGPAFVRTKLKNVLSGKVVDKTFNAGVKVETATVDKRDMQFSYMDGEYFVFMDMETYDQLMVDRKAVGDAANFLIEGFTATVAQHEGEVLFVELPAAVELTVQETEPGVQGDRSTGGTKPATLETGHQIQVPLFITTGEKIKVDTRTSDYLGRVNS; translated from the coding sequence GTGGCTTCCACGAACGACCTCAAGAACGGCATGGTGCTCAAGCTCGAAGGCGGCCAGCTCTGGTCCGTCGTCGAGTTCCAGCACGTCAAGCCCGGCAAGGGCCCGGCCTTCGTGCGCACCAAGCTCAAGAACGTGCTCTCCGGCAAGGTCGTCGACAAGACCTTCAACGCCGGCGTCAAGGTCGAGACGGCCACTGTCGACAAGCGCGACATGCAGTTCTCGTACATGGACGGCGAGTACTTCGTCTTCATGGACATGGAGACCTACGACCAGCTCATGGTCGATCGCAAGGCCGTCGGCGACGCCGCCAACTTCCTCATCGAGGGCTTCACGGCCACCGTCGCCCAGCACGAGGGCGAGGTGCTCTTCGTCGAGCTGCCGGCCGCCGTCGAGCTGACGGTCCAGGAGACAGAGCCGGGCGTCCAGGGCGACCGCTCCACCGGTGGCACCAAGCCCGCCACCCTCGAGACCGGCCACCAGATCCAGGTCCCGCTCTTCATCACCACCGGTGAGAAGATCAAGGTCGACACCCGCACCAGCGACTACCTCGGCCGGGTGAACAGCTAA
- the carB gene encoding carbamoyl-phosphate synthase large subunit, with product MPKRTDIQSVLVIGSGPIVIGQAAEFDYSGTQACRVLKAEGLRVVLVNSNPATIMTDPEIADATYVEPITPEFVEKIIAKERPDALLPTLGGQTALNTAISLHENGVLEKYGVELIGAKVEAIHKGEDRDQFKLVVEEVRKKIGHGESARSVICHSMDDVLAGVETLGGYPVVVRPSFTMGGAGSGFAHDEEELRRIAGQGLTLSPTTEVLLEESILGWKEYELELMRDKNDNVVVVCSIENFDPMGVHTGDSITVAPAMTLTDREYQILRDVGIAVIREVGVDTGGCNIQFAVNPEDGRVIVIEMNPRVSRSSALASKATGFPIAKIAAKLAVGYTLDEIPNDITQETPASFEPTLDYVVVKAPRFAFEKFPSADSTLTTTMKSVGEAMAIGRNFTEAFQKALRSLEKKGSQFTFVGETGDKEQLLRDAVRPTDGRINTVMQAIRAGATPEEVFDHTRIDPWFVDQLFLIKEIADDIAEAPELTRELLAEAKRHGFSDQQIAEIRGLREDVVREVRHALGVRPVYKTVDTCAAEFAAKTPYFYSSYDEETEVAPREKPAVIILGSGPNRIGQGIEFDYSCVHASFALSEAGYETVMVNCNPETVSTDYDTSDRLYFEPLTLEDVLEIVHAEQQAGPVAGVVVQLGGQTPLGLSQALKDNGVPIVGTSPEAIHAAEDRGAFGRVLKEAGLPAPKHGTATTFAEAKAIADEIGYPVLVRPSYVLGGRGMEIVYDETRLESYIAESTEISPTRPVLVDRFLDDAIEIDVDALYDGEELYLGGVMEHIEEAGIHSGDSACALPPITLGGFDVKRLRASTEAIAKGVGVRGLINIQFAMAGDILYVLEANPRASRTVPFTSKATAVPLAKAAARISLGATIAELRAEGLLPKQGDGGELPLDAPISVKEAVMPWSRFRDIHGRGVDTVLGPEMRSTGEVMGIDSVFGTAYAKSQAGAYGPLPTKGRAFISVANRDKRSMIFPARELVAHGFELLATSGTAEVLKRNGINATVVRKQSEGVGPNGEKTIVQLIHDGEVDLIVNTPYGTGGRLDGYEIRTAAVARSVPCLTTVQALAAAVQGIDALNHGDVGVRSLQEHAEFLTAARD from the coding sequence GTGCCTAAGCGCACCGATATCCAGTCCGTCCTGGTCATCGGCTCCGGCCCGATCGTCATCGGCCAGGCCGCCGAGTTCGACTACTCCGGCACCCAGGCGTGCCGGGTCCTCAAGGCCGAGGGCCTGCGGGTCGTCCTGGTGAACTCCAACCCGGCGACGATCATGACCGACCCGGAGATCGCCGACGCCACCTACGTCGAGCCGATCACCCCCGAGTTCGTCGAGAAGATCATCGCGAAGGAGCGCCCCGACGCCCTGCTGCCCACCCTGGGCGGCCAGACCGCGCTCAACACCGCCATCTCGCTGCACGAGAACGGCGTCCTGGAGAAGTACGGCGTCGAGCTGATCGGCGCCAAGGTCGAGGCCATCCACAAGGGCGAGGACCGCGACCAGTTCAAGCTCGTCGTGGAGGAGGTCCGCAAGAAGATCGGGCACGGCGAGTCCGCCCGCTCGGTCATCTGCCACTCCATGGACGACGTCCTCGCGGGCGTCGAGACGCTCGGCGGCTACCCGGTCGTCGTCCGCCCCTCCTTCACCATGGGCGGCGCCGGCTCCGGCTTCGCCCACGACGAGGAGGAGCTGCGCCGCATCGCCGGCCAGGGCCTCACGCTCTCCCCGACCACCGAGGTGCTCCTGGAGGAGTCCATCCTCGGCTGGAAGGAGTACGAGCTGGAGCTGATGCGCGACAAGAACGACAACGTCGTGGTCGTCTGCTCCATCGAGAACTTCGACCCCATGGGCGTGCACACCGGCGACTCGATCACCGTCGCCCCCGCGATGACCCTCACCGACCGCGAGTACCAGATCCTGCGCGACGTCGGTATCGCCGTCATCCGCGAGGTCGGCGTCGACACCGGCGGCTGCAACATCCAGTTCGCGGTCAACCCCGAGGACGGCCGGGTCATCGTCATCGAGATGAACCCGCGCGTGTCCCGCTCCTCGGCGCTCGCCTCCAAGGCGACCGGCTTCCCGATCGCCAAGATCGCCGCCAAGCTCGCCGTCGGCTACACCCTCGACGAGATCCCGAACGACATCACGCAGGAGACCCCGGCCTCCTTCGAGCCGACCCTCGACTACGTGGTCGTCAAGGCCCCGCGCTTCGCCTTCGAGAAGTTCCCGTCCGCCGACTCCACCCTCACCACCACCATGAAGTCGGTCGGCGAGGCCATGGCCATCGGCCGCAACTTCACCGAAGCGTTCCAGAAGGCGCTGCGCTCCCTGGAGAAGAAGGGCAGCCAGTTCACCTTCGTCGGCGAGACGGGCGACAAGGAGCAGCTGCTGCGCGACGCCGTCCGCCCCACCGACGGCCGGATCAACACGGTCATGCAGGCCATCCGCGCGGGCGCCACGCCCGAGGAGGTCTTCGACCACACCCGCATCGACCCGTGGTTCGTCGACCAGCTCTTCCTCATCAAGGAGATCGCCGACGACATCGCCGAGGCGCCCGAGCTGACCCGCGAGCTGCTGGCCGAGGCCAAGCGGCACGGATTCTCCGACCAGCAGATCGCCGAGATCCGCGGCCTGCGCGAGGACGTCGTCCGCGAGGTCCGGCACGCCCTCGGTGTCCGCCCGGTCTACAAGACGGTCGACACCTGCGCCGCCGAGTTCGCCGCCAAGACGCCGTACTTCTACTCCTCCTACGACGAGGAGACCGAGGTCGCGCCGCGCGAGAAGCCGGCCGTCATCATCCTGGGCTCCGGCCCCAACCGCATCGGCCAGGGCATCGAGTTCGACTACTCGTGCGTCCACGCCTCCTTCGCGCTCAGCGAGGCCGGGTACGAGACGGTGATGGTCAACTGCAACCCGGAGACCGTCTCCACCGACTACGACACCTCCGACCGCCTGTACTTCGAGCCGCTGACGCTGGAGGACGTGCTGGAGATCGTCCACGCCGAGCAGCAGGCCGGGCCGGTCGCGGGCGTCGTCGTCCAGCTCGGCGGCCAGACCCCGCTCGGCCTGTCGCAAGCGCTCAAGGACAACGGCGTGCCGATCGTCGGCACCTCCCCGGAGGCCATCCACGCCGCCGAGGACCGCGGCGCCTTCGGCCGCGTCCTGAAGGAGGCCGGCCTGCCGGCCCCCAAGCACGGCACCGCCACCACCTTCGCCGAGGCCAAGGCCATCGCCGACGAGATCGGCTACCCGGTCCTCGTCCGGCCGTCGTACGTCCTCGGCGGACGCGGCATGGAGATCGTCTACGACGAGACCCGGCTGGAGTCGTACATCGCCGAGTCGACCGAGATCAGCCCCACCCGCCCGGTCCTCGTCGACCGCTTCCTCGACGACGCCATCGAGATCGACGTGGACGCGCTGTACGACGGCGAGGAGCTGTACCTCGGCGGCGTCATGGAGCACATCGAGGAGGCCGGCATCCACTCCGGCGACTCGGCGTGCGCCCTGCCCCCGATCACCCTCGGCGGCTTCGACGTCAAGCGGCTGCGCGCCTCCACCGAGGCCATCGCCAAGGGCGTCGGCGTGCGCGGACTGATCAACATCCAGTTCGCCATGGCCGGCGACATCCTCTACGTCCTGGAGGCCAACCCGCGCGCCTCGCGCACGGTGCCCTTCACCTCCAAGGCGACCGCGGTGCCGCTGGCCAAGGCCGCCGCCCGCATCTCGCTCGGCGCGACCATCGCCGAGCTGCGCGCGGAGGGCCTGCTGCCCAAGCAGGGCGACGGCGGCGAGCTCCCGCTCGACGCGCCGATCTCCGTCAAGGAGGCCGTCATGCCGTGGTCCCGCTTCCGGGACATCCACGGCCGCGGCGTCGACACCGTCCTCGGCCCGGAGATGCGCTCCACCGGCGAGGTCATGGGCATCGACTCGGTCTTCGGCACCGCGTACGCCAAGTCGCAGGCCGGCGCCTACGGCCCGCTGCCCACCAAGGGCCGCGCGTTCATCTCGGTCGCCAACCGCGACAAGCGCTCGATGATCTTCCCGGCCCGCGAGCTGGTCGCCCACGGCTTCGAGCTGCTGGCCACCTCCGGCACCGCCGAGGTCCTCAAGCGCAACGGCATCAACGCCACCGTGGTGCGCAAGCAGTCCGAGGGCGTGGGCCCCAACGGCGAGAAGACCATCGTCCAGCTCATCCACGACGGCGAGGTCGACCTCATCGTCAACACCCCGTACGGCACCGGCGGCCGCCTCGACGGCTACGAGATCCGTACCGCCGCCGTGGCCCGGTCCGTGCCGTGCCTGACGACGGTCCAGGCGCTCGCCGCCGCCGTCCAGGGCATCGACGCACTCAACCACGGCGACGTGGGCGTGCGATCGCTCCAGGAACACGCGGAGTTCCTGACCGCGGCCCGCGACTAG